In a genomic window of Poecilia reticulata strain Guanapo linkage group LG22, Guppy_female_1.0+MT, whole genome shotgun sequence:
- the pygl gene encoding glycogen phosphorylase, liver form, giving the protein LQVEEADDWLRHGNPWEKARPEYMLPVHFYGRVEETRDGPKWVNTQVVLAMPYDTPIPGYMNNTVNTMRLWSARAPNDFNLKDFNVGDYIQAVLDRNLAENISRVLYPNDNFFEGKELRLKQEYFVVAATLQDIIRRFKTTKKGRPSRTTFDAFPDKVAIQLNDTHPAMAIPELMRIFVDIEKLDWETAWDLTRRTFAYTNHTILPEALERWPVELLEKLLPRHLQIIYQINQTHLDKIAALFPNDXDKLRKMSLIEEDGCKRVNMAHLCIVGSHAVNGVAQIHSNIIKTEVFKNFSDIEPGKFQNKTNGITPRRWLLLCNPGLAELIAEVIGEDYVKDLSQLKKLNDFVNDLAFLRDVAKIKQDNKLKFAQFLEKEYRVKINPSSMFDVHVKRIHEYKRQLLNCLHIIALYNRIRKNPNAPFVPRTMIIGGKAAPGYHMAKMIIKLITSVADVVNNDPVVGDKLKVIYLENYRVSLAEKVIPATDLSEQISTAGTEASGTGNMKFMLNGALTIGTMDGANVEMAEEAGEENLFIFGMRVEDVAEMDKKGYDAMKYYEKIPELKQVMDQIASGFFSPKNPELFNDLTNMLFKYDRFKVFADFEDYLKTQEKVSKLYQDTVEWTKMVIKNIAATGKFSSDRTITEYATEVWGVEPTDLKIPPPSEPREAIEETAKALRKM; this is encoded by the exons CTGCAGGTGGAGGAGGCAGACGATTGGCTGAGGCACGGAAACCCCTGGGAGAAGGCTCGCCCCGAGTACATGCTGCCGGTCCACTTTTACGGACGAGTGGAGGAGACGAGAGACGGGCCCAAGTGGGTTAACACTCAG GTTGTTTTGGCAATGCCTTACGACACGCCCATTCCTGGCTACATGAACAACACTGTGAATACGATGAGGCTGTGGTCGGCCCGGGCGCCCAACGACTTCAACTTGAAAGACT tTAATGTAGGCGACTACATACAGGCCGTTCTGGACAGAAATCTGGCGGAGAACATCTCCCGAGTCCTCTATCCAAACGATAAT TTCTTTGAAGGAAAGGAGCTCCGTCTGAAGCAGGAGTACTTTGTCGTGGCAGCCACACTCCAAGACATCATCCGCCGCTTCAAGACCACCAAGAAGGGCAGACCGAGCCGCACCACCTTCGATGCCTTCCCAGACAAA GTCGCCATCCAGCTGAACGACACCCACCCTGCCATGGCCATCCCCGAACTGATGAGGATCTTTGTGGACATTGAGAAACTCGACTGGGAGACG GCCTGGGACCTCACCAGGCGTACGTTTGCCTACACCAACCACACCATCCTCCCCGAGGCCCTGGAGCGCTGGCCtgtggagctgctggagaaacTGCTGCCCAGACACCTGCAGATCATCTACCAGATCAACCAGACTCACCTAGAC AAAATTGCTGCTCTCTTCCCGAACGACRTCGACAAACTGCGGAAGATGTCTCTGATCGAAGAGGACGGCTGCAAGAGGGTGAACATGGCCCATCTGTGTATCGTAGGCTCTCACGCCGTCAATGGAGTCGCTCAGATACACTCCAACATCATCAAAACCGAAGT gtttaaaAACTTCAGTGACATTGAACCGGGCAagtttcagaataaaaccaACGGCATCACTCCCAGACGCTGGCTGCTCCTCTGCAACCCTGGGCTGGCTGAGCTYATTGCTGAG GTCATTGGGGAGGACTATGTGAAGGACCTGAGCCAGCTGAAGAAGCTGAATGACTTTGTTAACGACTTGGCCTTCCTTCGCGACGTCGCTAAAATCAAACAG GACAACAAGCTGAAGTTCGCCCAGTTCCTGGAGAAGGAGTACCGGGTGAAGATCAACCCTTCCTCCATGTTCGACGTCCACGTCAAGAGGATCCACGAGTACAAGCGGCAGCTGCTCAACTGCCTGCACATCATCGCCTTGTACAACC GCATCAGGAAGAACCCCAACGCGCCTTTCGTACCGCGAACGATGATCATCGGTGGGAAG GCCGCACCGGGATACCACATGGCAAAAATGATCATCAAGCTCATCACCTCGGTGGCTGACGTGGTGAATAACGATCCCGTGGTTGGAGACAAGCTGAAGGTTATCTACCTGGAGAACTACAGAGTTTCTCTTGCGGAGAAAg TGATTCCTGCCACTGATCTGTCGGAGCAAATCTCCACCGCTGGCACCGAGGCTTCGGGGACGGGCAACATGAAGTTCATGCTGAACGGAGCGCTGACCATCGGCACCATGGACGGAGCCAACGTGGAGATGGCCGAGGAGGCGGGCGAGGAAAACCTCTTCATCTTCGGCATGCGGGTGGAGGACGTGGCCGAGATGGACAAAAAGGG gtacGATGCCATGAAGTACTACGAGAAGATCCCCGAGCTGAAACAAGTGATGGATCAGATTGCAAGTGGATTCTTCAGCCCCAAGAATCCAGAGCTTTTCAATGACCTGACCAACATGCTCTTCAAATACGACCG aTTCAAAGTGTTTGCAGACTTTGAAGATTACTTGAAAACCCAAGAAAAAGTCAGCAAACTCTATCag GACACGGTGGAGTGGACCAAGATGGTGATCAAGAACATCGCGGCGACGGGGAAGTTCTCGAGCGACAGAACGATCACGGAGTACGCCACCGAGGTGTGGGGGGTGGAGCCGACCGACCTGAAGATCCCGCCTCCCAGCGAGCCGCGCGAGGCCATCGAGGAAACCGCCAAGGCTCTGAggaagatgtga
- the LOC103458322 gene encoding monoacylglycerol lipase ABHD12 has product MKKVVSFLLTAYVSVPVJLYLFPRILSYAIFSHLLRFPYWVDLRRPQDVLNHTCNFYLSPEEGVSVGVWHTLPASQWEAAAGKDLDWYQEALGDGRPVIIYLHGNIGTRASRHRVELAKILSAAGYHVLSLDYRGFGDSTGEPSEAGLTNDALYLHQWAKTRSRGSLVCLWGHSLGSGVATNTAVKIQEQGSAVDALILEAPYTRIGEAIANNRLAKLYMFLPGFESLLWSILERINISFANDKNLQTLSSPLLILHAEDDNIIPFHMGQKLYQISLRAQRESETSDRVQMISYAASLGLSHSHICSAPDFADVVRKFLQNVERER; this is encoded by the exons ATGAAGAAAGTTGTGTCCTTCCTGCTGACCGCGTACGTCTCGGTGCCTGTTMTTCTCTACCTGTTTCCAAGGATACTGAGCTATGCCATATTCTCTCATCTGC TGAGGTTTCCATACTGGGTGGATCTGCGCAGGCCTCAGGATGTCCTGAACCACACCTGCAACTTCTACCTCAGCCCAGAGGAGGGCGTCTCAGTGGGAGTGTG GCACACGCTCCCTGCCAGCCAATGGGAAGCGGCCGCTGGGAAGGATCTCGACTGGTACCAGGAGGCCCTGGGAGACGGGCGTCCTGTTATCATCTACCTCCATGGAAACATAGGGACCAG GGCAAGCAGGCATAGAGTGGAGCTGGCGAAG ATCCTGAGTGCTGCAGGATACCACGTCTTATCTTTAGACTACAGAG gattTGGAGATTCCACCGGAGAGCCCAGCGAGGCTGGACTGACCAACGACGCCCTCTACCTGCACCAATGGGCAAAGACACGAAGCAGAGGGAGCCTGGTCTGCCTGTGGGGACACTCTCTGGGCTCCGG aGTGGCAACCAACACTGCAGTGAAAATCCAAGAACAAG GGTCTGCCGTCGACGCTCTGATCCTGGAAGCTCCGTACACGAGGATCGGAGAAGCCATAGCAAACAATCGGCTGGCCAAG CTGTACATGTTCCTGCCGGGTTTTGAGAGCTTGCTCTGGAGCATTCTGGAAAGGATCAACATTTCATTTGCCAACGATAAAAA CTTGCAGACGCTGAGCAGCCCCCTGCTGATCCTGCATGCAGAGGACGACAACATCATTCCGTTTCACATGGGTCAGAAG CTGTACCAGATATCGCTGCGAGCCCAGAGGGAATCCGAGACGAGCGATCGAGTGCAGATGATCTCCTACGCGGCGAGCCTCGGACTGTCCCACAGCCACATCTGCTCTGCCCCCGACTTTGCAGACGTCGTGCG GAAATTTCTACAAAACGTGGAGAGAGAAAGATGA